From one Pristis pectinata isolate sPriPec2 chromosome 12, sPriPec2.1.pri, whole genome shotgun sequence genomic stretch:
- the LOC127576579 gene encoding zinc finger protein 239-like, which produces MNTFPCSDCGKNFKGSSDLIKHRRVHTGERPYTCSECGKGFTLSSNLLKHQRVHTGERPFTCPECGKGFSWSSSLVAHERVHTGERPFTCSECGQGFTQSSNLLTHQRVHTGERLFSCSECGKGFTRSSSLVSHQRMHKGERPFTCFECGKGFTESCTLRRHQRVHTGEKPFTCSDCGKGFSEPSYLVKHQRVHTGERPFICPECGKGFTQSSHLLTHQRDHTGERPFTCPDCGKGFAQSSSLVAHQRVHTGERPFTCSECGKRFSQPSHLLTHQRDHTGERPFTCTECGKGFTQSTSLLRHQQVHTLDNI; this is translated from the coding sequence ATGAACACGTTTCCGTGCTCCGACTGCGGGAAAAACTTTAAGGGATCCAGTGATCTAATAAAGCACcggcgagttcacaccggggagaggccgtacacctgctccgagtgcgggaaggggttcaccCTGTCGTCCAACCTACTGAAACACCAGCGGGtgcacaccggggagaggccgttcacctgccccgagtgcgggaaggggttcagtTGGTCGTCCAGCCTGGTGGCGCAtgagcgagttcacaccggggagaggccgttcacctgctccgagtgcgggcaGGGCTTCACTCAGTCCTCCAACCTGCTGACGCACCAGCGAGTCCACACAGGTGAAAGGCTGTTCAGTTgttctgagtgcgggaagggattcactcggtcatccAGCCTGGTGAGTCACCAGCGAATGCACAAGGGAGAAAGGCCATTCACCTGCTTTGaatgcgggaagggattcaccgAATCGTGCACCTTGCGgcgacaccagcgagttcacaccggggagaagccattcacctgctctgactgtgggaaaggattcagtgAGCCATCCTACCTGGTGaaacaccagcgggttcacactggggagaggccgttcatctgccctgagtgcgggaagggattcactcagtcatcccaCCTACTGACACACCAGCGTGatcacactggggagagaccgtTCACCTGCCCCGACTGCGGAAAGGGATTTGCTCAGTCTTCCAGCCTTGtggcacaccagcgagttcacaccggggagagaccgttcacctgctccgagtgcgggaagagATTCAGTCAGCCATCCCACCTACTGACGCACCAGCGTGatcacactggggagagacccTTCACTtgcactgagtgtgggaagggattcactcagtcaaccAGCCTCCTGAGACACCAGCAAGTTCATACTTTGGACAATATTTAA